The DNA segment CATCGGCCAAGTGAACGTAGGCGGCAGTGCGCTACCGGCGGTGCGGGTGGAATTAAACCCGGCCGTGCTCAACAAGTACGGCATCGGGTTTGAAGACGTGCGTGCGGCGATCGTGGCCACCAACGCGAATCGGCCCAAGGGCGCGGTCGAGGACGGCGATAAGCACTGGCAGATTTACGCCAACGACCAGGCCAAGAAGGCCGCCGAGTACCTGCCGCTCATCGTGGCTTACCGCAACGGCGCCGCGGTGCATCTGTCGGAGGTGGGTGAGGTGGTGGACTCGGTGCAGGATCTCCGCAATGCGGGATCGGCAAACGGAAAGCCGGCAGTCCTGGTGATTCTGTACAAGCAGCCCGGTGCGAACATCATCGAGACCATCGATCGGGTCAATACGCTGCTGCCTTTGCTGCACGCCTCGATCCCGAGAGCGATTGATCTGTCTGTCGCGCTGGACCGCACGCCGACCATCCGCGCCGCGCTGCACGATGTCGAGCGCACCCTCTTGATCTCGAGTGGACTGGTAATCATGGTGGTGTTCCTGTTCCTGCGCAACGTGCGCGCCACGCTGATCCCGAGTGTCACGGTGCCGGTGTCGTTGCTCGGAACTTTCGGCGTGATGTACCTGGCCGGCTACAGCCTGGACACTCTGTCTCTGATGGCGCTCACCATCGCCACCGGGTTCGTGGTGGACGACGCCATCGTGGTGCTGGAAAACGTTTCTCGCCACATCGAAGAAGGCGTGCCGCCCATGAAAGCGGCGTTACGAGGCGCACGCGAAGTGGGTTTTACTGTGCTGTCGATGAGCCTCTCACTGATCGCGGTGTTCATTCCCATCCTGCTCATGGGTGGCATTGTCGGCAGGTTGTTTCGCGAATTCGCTGTCACCCTGTCGGCGGCGATCCTGGTGTCGCTTGCGGTATCGCTCACCATGACGCCGATGATGTGCGCGCGGCTGCTGAAGCAGGAAACAAAGCGCAAGCAAGGGCGCTTCTACCAAGCAAGCGAGCGGGCGTTCGCCGCGCTGCTGCGCTGGTACGAAAGGACGCTCGCCTGGGCGCTGCGGCACGGGCGCTTCATGCTGCTGCTGCTCGCCGGCACCGTCTGCCTCAACGTTTACCTGTACGTAATCGTGCCCAAGGGCTTCTTTCCTCAGCAGGACTCCGGGCGGTTGACCGGCAACATTCAGGCAGACCAAAGCATCTCGTTCCAGGCGATGCGGCAGAAGCTTGCCGATTTCATGGAGATCATCCGCAAAGACCCGGCGGTGGAGAGCGTGGTCGGCTTCACCGGCGGCTCCCGGGTCAACTCGGGCTTCATGTTCGTCTCGCTCAAGCCGCTCAAGGAGCGCAAGCTGTCGGCGGACCAGGTGATTGCGCGGCTGCGCGGCAAGCTCGCGCGCGAGCCCGGTGCGAGCCTATTCCTGCAAGCGGCGCAAGACATCCGCGTGGGCGGGCGGCAGAGCAATGCCCAATACCAGTACACGCTGCAAGCCGATGAGCTCGGCGATCTTCGCACCTGGAGCCCGCAAATCTTGCAGGCCCTAAGCCAGTTGCCCGAACTGGCCGATGTGAACACCGATCAGGAGGACAAAGGTCTGCAGACCTCCTTGGTCATCGACCGAGACACCGCCGCGCGCCTCGGGGTGACGACGAACCTGATTGACGCGACGCTCAACGATGCCTTCGGTCAGCGCCAAGTCTCGACTATCTACAATCCGCTCAACCAGTACCGCGTGGTCATGGAGGCCGCGCCGCAGTACTGGCAAATCCCGGCGACGCTGAACAACGTCTATGTGAGCACGAGCGGCGGAGCGCAGGTGCCGCTTTCGGCTTTCGCACACTACGAGTTCACCAACACGTCGCTCGGCGTCAACCATCAGGGCCAGTTCGTAGCCTCCACGATCTCTTTCAACCTCCCGGTTGGCGTTTCGCTCTCCGACGCGACGCGCGCAATCAACGACACGCTTAACCGCATCGGTGCGCCAACCTCAATCCATGGCAGCTTCCAGGGCACCGCGCGGGCTTTCCAGGCCTCGCTCGATAGTCAACCGTGGCTGATCCTGGCGGCGCTGCTCACGGTCTACATCGTGCTCGGCGTGCTGTATGAGAGCTACGTGCATCCGATCACCATCCTGTCGACGCTGCCGTCGGCCGGCGTGGGAGCGATTCTTGCGCTGCTTTTGTTTCACACCGAGTTCAGCATCATCGCGCTCATCGGCGTGATTCTTTTGATCGGCATCGTCAAGAAGAACGCGATCATAATGATCGATTTCGCGCTCGACGCGGAGCGCAGGCAGGGGCTCGCCCCTGAGCAGGCGATCTACCAGGCGTGCCTGCTGCGTTTTCGCCCGATCATGATGACCACTATGGCTGCGCTGCTGGGCGCGGTGCCGCTTGCAGTCGGCTTCGGCGAAGGGGCGGAGCTGCGCCGTCCGCTTGGCATCTCGATCGTTGGCGGGTTGATGGTGAGCCAGCTGCTCACCCTATATACCACTCCGGTGATCTATCTATATATGGATCGCTTCCGCTTTTGGTGCCAACGGGTTTGGGCGAAGCGCACCGGTCTGGCCGCAACGCGCACGGCGCCGAATAGCGTCGGATGAAGAAGTTGTGGAGGTTAGAATGAAGCAAAGTTACAAGAGATTTTTCGCGCAGATGGCGCCGCTTGCGCTGTTGACTGCCTGCACTGTTGGTCCGGATTATGTCCGGCCGATGGTAGAGGAGCCGACTGCCTTCAAGGAGATGGACAGTTGGAAGACTGCCCAGCCAAGGGACCAGGAGATCAAGGGAAAGTGGTGGGAGTCTTTCAATGATGCGCCGCTCAACTCGCTGGAGGATCAGGTCAACATCTCAAATCAAAACCTGGCCCAATCGGAAGCCCAGTTTCGTCAGGCGCGGGCACTCGTCCAGTCCGCTCGGGCGGGTTATTTTCCGACCCTCTCCGCCGACGCCTCGGATATGCGTTCCCACCAGTCCTCGGGACTCAGAACCCGGCCTTCGGTTTCTACCGTCCCGATTACAACCTACTCGCTGTCGCTCAATGCCGCCTGGGAGTTGGACGTGTGGGGCAGGGTGCGACGGACAGTCGAAGCGAACCAGGCAAGCGCCCAAGCGAGCGCCGCGGACCTCGAAGCCGCGCGCCTCTCCGTTCAAGCCGAACTGGCGCAGAATTACTTCCAGCTCCGCGCCGTGGATGCGCAGAAGCAGCTGCTTGACGACACCGTCGCCGCTTATGAGAAGTCGCTGCGGCTCACCCAGAACCAGTATGCCGCCGGTGTTGTCGCCAAAGCGGACATGGTGCAGGCGCAAACCCAGCTCAAAACCACGCAAGCCCAAGCGGTCGATGTGGGCGTACAGCGTGCGCAGTTGGAACATGCCATTGCGCTGCTGGTCGGAAAACCCGCGTCCACTTTTTCCATTCCAGTTGCGCCTCTCGCCGTAGCGCCGCCACCGATCCCCATCGGACTGCCCTCGGAATTGCTTGAGCGCCGGCCCGATATCGCGGCGGCGGAGCGGCGGGTGGCGGCCGCAAACGCCCAGATCGGGGTGGCCAAGGCGGCGTACTTCCCGGCGATCACTCTTTCCGCGTCAAGCGGCTTCGAGAGTTCCAGTTTCGCTAGGTGGTTCACATTGCCCAGCCGCTTTTGGTCGGTCGGGCCGGCGATCGCGGAAACCCTGTTTGACGCTGGCTTGAGACGCGCGCAGTCCGACCAGGCCATCGCGGCCTACGATGCGAACGTGGCTGCTTATCGCCAAACCGTGCTGACCGGGTTTCAGGAGGTGGAAGACAACTTGGCGGCAGCGCGCATTCTCGAGCAGGAAGCCCAAGTGCAGGATGAAGCGGTGCAGTCCGCCCGAGAATCCGTAGCCTTGACCACCAATCAGTACAAGGCGGGAACCGTCAGCTATCTGAATGTCGTCACGGTACAGGCCACGGCGCTGAGCAACGAGCGGACTGCGGTGGACATCCTCAACCGCAGACTGACTGCCAGCGTGCTCTTGATCAAAGCGCTGGGTGGTGATTGGAATATATCGGGTTTGCCAGCGAGCGCGGATCTGGCGATTAGTTCGAAGTGACCGGCTCCATAAAAAGAATAGGTATGCGTGGGCCCGTGTTACTTGGCGAGGCCGCATTAGGTCCGCATACTTGGATTATTTTAGAGCTCTGTTTTCTTTCAGTATCGTCTCGATTTTGTCAAACGGCACCGGTCGGCTGAACAAGAAGCCTTGCATCTCGTCGCACTTTAACAGCCCGAGAAACTTGGATTGTTCTTCCGAGTCCACGCCCTCGGCGATCACCTTGAGATTCAGTGAATGCGCGAGGGAAATTATCGTTGATACGATGGTCATGCTGTCCGGATCCTGCACCATGTTGACGATGAACGCGCGGTCGATCTTCAAGGCGTTGACCGGAAGCTTCGCCAGGTAGCCCAGCGACGAATAGCCGGTTCCGAAATCGTCAA comes from the Burkholderiales bacterium genome and includes:
- a CDS encoding multidrug efflux RND transporter permease subunit; the protein is MNFSATFIERPVATTLLTLGVTLAGLVAFKLLPVAPLPQVDFPTISVQASLPGASPETMAATVATPLERSLGRIAGVTEITSSSSLGSTRVVLQFDLNRDIDGAARDVQAAINAARSLLPTGLPSNPTYRKVNPADAPIMILALTSDTMTQGQMYDAASTILAQKLSQVQGIGQVNVGGSALPAVRVELNPAVLNKYGIGFEDVRAAIVATNANRPKGAVEDGDKHWQIYANDQAKKAAEYLPLIVAYRNGAAVHLSEVGEVVDSVQDLRNAGSANGKPAVLVILYKQPGANIIETIDRVNTLLPLLHASIPRAIDLSVALDRTPTIRAALHDVERTLLISSGLVIMVVFLFLRNVRATLIPSVTVPVSLLGTFGVMYLAGYSLDTLSLMALTIATGFVVDDAIVVLENVSRHIEEGVPPMKAALRGAREVGFTVLSMSLSLIAVFIPILLMGGIVGRLFREFAVTLSAAILVSLAVSLTMTPMMCARLLKQETKRKQGRFYQASERAFAALLRWYERTLAWALRHGRFMLLLLAGTVCLNVYLYVIVPKGFFPQQDSGRLTGNIQADQSISFQAMRQKLADFMEIIRKDPAVESVVGFTGGSRVNSGFMFVSLKPLKERKLSADQVIARLRGKLAREPGASLFLQAAQDIRVGGRQSNAQYQYTLQADELGDLRTWSPQILQALSQLPELADVNTDQEDKGLQTSLVIDRDTAARLGVTTNLIDATLNDAFGQRQVSTIYNPLNQYRVVMEAAPQYWQIPATLNNVYVSTSGGAQVPLSAFAHYEFTNTSLGVNHQGQFVASTISFNLPVGVSLSDATRAINDTLNRIGAPTSIHGSFQGTARAFQASLDSQPWLILAALLTVYIVLGVLYESYVHPITILSTLPSAGVGAILALLLFHTEFSIIALIGVILLIGIVKKNAIIMIDFALDAERRQGLAPEQAIYQACLLRFRPIMMTTMAALLGAVPLAVGFGEGAELRRPLGISIVGGLMVSQLLTLYTTPVIYLYMDRFRFWCQRVWAKRTGLAATRTAPNSVG
- a CDS encoding efflux transporter outer membrane subunit, translated to MKQSYKRFFAQMAPLALLTACTVGPDYVRPMVEEPTAFKEMDSWKTAQPRDQEIKGKWWESFNDAPLNSLEDQVNISNQNLAQSEAQFRQARALVQSARAGYFPTLSADASDMRSHQSSGLRTRPSVSTVPITTYSLSLNAAWELDVWGRVRRTVEANQASAQASAADLEAARLSVQAELAQNYFQLRAVDAQKQLLDDTVAAYEKSLRLTQNQYAAGVVAKADMVQAQTQLKTTQAQAVDVGVQRAQLEHAIALLVGKPASTFSIPVAPLAVAPPPIPIGLPSELLERRPDIAAAERRVAAANAQIGVAKAAYFPAITLSASSGFESSSFARWFTLPSRFWSVGPAIAETLFDAGLRRAQSDQAIAAYDANVAAYRQTVLTGFQEVEDNLAAARILEQEAQVQDEAVQSARESVALTTNQYKAGTVSYLNVVTVQATALSNERTAVDILNRRLTASVLLIKALGGDWNISGLPASADLAISSK